TCGCCCTAATAAGTGGGACGCCTGGGATATCGATTCCTTTTATGAAGAGCAGTTGCTGGAAATAGCCGACGCTCATACCTTCCAGCGCCTGGAAGCGGGGCCCTTGCGCAATGCCATCCGCTTTACCTATCGCATTGGCGCCTCTACCATTGAACAAACGGTTTATTTAAGAGCGCACAGTAAACGTCTGGATTTTGAAACGGCCGTGCAGTGGCACGAAAGCCACCGGATGTTGCGCGTGGCATTCCAGGTGAATATCCAGGCAACCCAGGCGGCCTTTGACGTGCAATACGGATATTTTTTCCGACCGACGCATCGTAATTCTGCCTGGGAACGCGCCCGTTTTGAAGTGGCGGCGCACAAATACGCCGATCTTTCTCAGCCCGATTACGGCGTGGCTCTGTTGAATGACAGCAAGTATGGTTACAAAGTGCAGGACAACGAGTTAAATTTGAATTTGCTGCGAGCGCCCACCTATCCGGATCCGGACTGCGACCGGGGAGAACACTCTTTTGTTTACAGTTTACTGCCGCACATCGGCGATCTGGTTCATTCCGATGTAATGCAAGAGGCTTTACAATTAAATCAACCGCCGGTTCTTTTCAATGGGCTGAAAAACGAGAAGGACGCTGTTTTGCCCTTCCGTTTAAGCGGGCAATTCGTCCATCTGGAAGCGGTTAAAAAAGCGGAAAAAGAGAATGCTCTTATTTTAAGACTGGTTGAGGCGCGCGGCATGAAGAGTCACACCTATTTAAATTTTTCTAATATACCCGCAAAAATTATAGAAACGGATTTGTTAGAATGGCAAAACCTGAAACGTTATCCGACTAATCAGATTATTCGCCTGGAATTCGAGCCATTTGAAATTAAAACTTTGAAAATCTTTTTTGAGTGAGAAAGGGAAAATCGTAAATGGAATTGATTAGCGCGAAAAGCTTTCGTAAAAAGCTCCAGGGAGTGGACGTTGATCTGATAACTTTAAAGAATGACGGCGGCATGCAAATGCAGGTTACCAACTATGGCGCGCGTGTGGTCAGCCTGCTGGCGCCGGATGAACACGGAAATTTAAGCGATGTGGTTGCTGGATATGATGATCTGGACGCCTATGTGCAGGACCCCTATTATTTTGGGGCGATAATCGGTCGATGCGCCAACAGAATAGCGGATGGAAAATTTTCTTTGTTCGGGAAGAGTTACCAGTTAACCCTTAACGTGGGAAAAGATCATGTATATGGAGGGATTTTTGGCCTGCACGCAAAAGTGTGGATTATGGAACAGCTTTCGGAGAGGGAAGTGTTGTTGAGCGTCGGTTCGCCTAACGGAGAAGAAGGCTATCCTGGATCGGTGCATTTTGAAGCGCGCTATCTTTTGCGTGAGGACAACAGCGTTTATATTTCTCTTACGGCGCGTTCGGATCAACCAACGATTGTGAACATGACGCACCATTCTTACTTTAACCTGTCCGGCTTTACGTCATCAAGCGATACTTCTCAAAATATTCTGGATCACCGCCTTAAAGTGGAAGCCGATTATTTTACGCCGATAAACGAGCGTTTGCTTCCCACCGGAGAAATTCGACCGGTGGCGGGCAGCGCACTGGATTTTCGTGATTTTTATGCCATTGGCCAAAGAATCGATGAAAAGGAAGAGCAAATACAATTCGCCGGAGGGTATGATCATAATTTTGTCTTGCGTGATTTCAATAACAGAATTATCAAGGCGGCCACGGTGATTGAGCCTACCTCCGGTCGAAAGTTGGAAGTTTTTACCAATGTTCCGGGGCTGCAACTGTACACCGCAAACAAAGTTTTGGAAACAAGCGGTAAACATGGTGTTCGCTTTGGTCGTTACAGCGCGTTTTGTCTGGAAACGCAGCACTTTCCGGATGCGCCTAATCATCCCCATTTCCCGATGATTGTTTTGATGCCCGAACATATATATCGGCATGAGATTATTTATCGTTTTAGTTTGCTCCAGGACAAGTAAACAGAAGAGAAGACGCCCATGGAAAGGCGCCAATTTTTAAAAGCAGGGAGTATTTTTATGGCTGGCGCTGTGGTCGGTTTGCCCGATTGGCTTGAGGCCCGTTCCTTTAAATCGCAGCGGCCTGTGCCCGCAAAACGAAAATTTAGCAGTCAGGCGGTAGAGCAGACCATTCAGCAGGTGAAAGCCGATATTGTCGATCAAGAAGTGGCCTGGATGTTTGAAAATTGTTTTCCCAACACACTGGACACCACAGTCGCATTTAGCGAGCGCGAAGGGCGCCCCGAAACCTTTGTCATAACCGGAGATATCCCCGCCATGTGGCTGCGCGACTCTTCGGCTCAGGTGTGGCCCTATCTTAAACTGGCAAAAGAGGACGAAAGCTTAAAGGCGTTGATTGCCGGAGTGATTAACAAACAGGTAAACTTCATTCTGCTGGATCCTTACGCCAATGCCTTTTATAACGAGCCGAAGCTGGGAGAATGGGCCAAAGATTTAACAGAGATGAAGCCCGGCGTGCATGAACGCAAGTGGGAAATCGATTCTTTGTGTTACCCCATACGCCTGAGTTACGGTTATTGGCAGGTTACAGGCGACGTTTCTGTATTTGACGATAATTGGAAAAAGGCTGCCCTGAGTATTTACCGTACGTTCCGTGAGCAGCAGCGTTTGGAAAGTCCGGGGCCTTACACTTTTATGCGGGTTACCGAGCGGGCCACCGACACCGTTCCCCTGCAAGGGTATGGCTTTCCCACGCGCAAAATCGGCCTCATTCATTCTATGTTCCGTCCTTCGGATGACGCCTGCATCTTTCCCTTTCTGGTGCCTTCTAACTGGTTTGCAGCGCAGAGTTTGCGTCAGATGGCCGAAATCTTTAACGCCGTGTGGAACGACACAGAATGGGCGGCGCGTTTTTCGGATTTTGCCGACGAAATCGAGGCGCTTTTGCAAAAACATGCGGTGGTAGAACATGCGGTACATGGCCCTGTTTTTGCCTATGAAATTGACGGCTTTGGCAACCACCTGTTTATGGATGACGCCAACGTGCCCGGTTTGCTGTCTCTGCCTTACCTGGGGGCGGTTGACCGGAAGGACGAAATTTACCAGAACACGCGTCGGTTAATTTTGAGCGCGGACAATCCCTATTTTTTCAAAGGCCGGGCGGGCGAGGGCATAGGCGGGCCGCACGTGGCGCTGGATTACATCTGGCCGATGAGTGTTATTATGCGCGCCTTAACCAGCGATGATGAAAAAGAAATTCTCACCTGCTTGAGGACGCTGAAAAAAACGCATGCCGGCACGGGATTTATGCACGAATCGTTTCACAAAGATAATCCGCAAAAATACACGCGTTCCTGGTTCGCCTGGGCCAACACTCTGTTTGGGGAGCTGATATTGACCATTCGGGAAAAACATCCCGATTTATTAAAGCGGGAGATTTAAAGATTGAAAAACGTAGCACACGCTTTTATCGCCTGAGTGTATTTTCGTCCCGGGCAAATCAAAGGCAAGGGGCAT
This sequence is a window from Caldithrix abyssi DSM 13497. Protein-coding genes within it:
- a CDS encoding aldose epimerase family protein, translating into MELISAKSFRKKLQGVDVDLITLKNDGGMQMQVTNYGARVVSLLAPDEHGNLSDVVAGYDDLDAYVQDPYYFGAIIGRCANRIADGKFSLFGKSYQLTLNVGKDHVYGGIFGLHAKVWIMEQLSEREVLLSVGSPNGEEGYPGSVHFEARYLLREDNSVYISLTARSDQPTIVNMTHHSYFNLSGFTSSSDTSQNILDHRLKVEADYFTPINERLLPTGEIRPVAGSALDFRDFYAIGQRIDEKEEQIQFAGGYDHNFVLRDFNNRIIKAATVIEPTSGRKLEVFTNVPGLQLYTANKVLETSGKHGVRFGRYSAFCLETQHFPDAPNHPHFPMIVLMPEHIYRHEIIYRFSLLQDK
- a CDS encoding glycoside hydrolase family 125 protein, which gives rise to MERRQFLKAGSIFMAGAVVGLPDWLEARSFKSQRPVPAKRKFSSQAVEQTIQQVKADIVDQEVAWMFENCFPNTLDTTVAFSEREGRPETFVITGDIPAMWLRDSSAQVWPYLKLAKEDESLKALIAGVINKQVNFILLDPYANAFYNEPKLGEWAKDLTEMKPGVHERKWEIDSLCYPIRLSYGYWQVTGDVSVFDDNWKKAALSIYRTFREQQRLESPGPYTFMRVTERATDTVPLQGYGFPTRKIGLIHSMFRPSDDACIFPFLVPSNWFAAQSLRQMAEIFNAVWNDTEWAARFSDFADEIEALLQKHAVVEHAVHGPVFAYEIDGFGNHLFMDDANVPGLLSLPYLGAVDRKDEIYQNTRRLILSADNPYFFKGRAGEGIGGPHVALDYIWPMSVIMRALTSDDEKEILTCLRTLKKTHAGTGFMHESFHKDNPQKYTRSWFAWANTLFGELILTIREKHPDLLKREI